A window of Pseudomonas putida genomic DNA:
CGCCTGCTGGCACCAGGGCCGATCCACTACGACGAGGCGATCTTCATCGCCGCCGTGGGCCTGGCCGTCAACCTGATCTGCGCCTGGCTGCTGCGTGACGACCATCACCATCATGATCATCACCACCATGGCCATGACCACCATCACCACGACCTGAACCTGCGCTCGGCCTATCTGCATGTGATGGCCGATGCCGCCACCTCGGTGCTGGCGATTGTCGCACTGCTGGCTGGCAAATACTGGGGCGCCGGCTGGCTCGACCCGGTCATGGGCCTGGTCGGTGCGCTGCTGGTAGCGCTGTGGGCCCGCGGGCTGTTGCGCGATACCGGGCGAGTGCTGCTGGATGCGGAGATGGATGCGCCGGTAGTGGAGGAAATCCGCGAGGTGGTCGCGCAGCTGCCGGTGCCGGCCAGCATTACCGACCTGCACGTTTGGCGCGTGGGCAAGGACCAGTACGCCTGCATTCTCGGCCTGGCCGCCCGGGCCGAGCTCAGCGCCGACAGCGTGCGCCAGGCCATGGGCGTACACGAAGAACTGGCGCACATCACCGTCGAGGTCAACCGCCTGGCATAGCGCGACCAGACAGCTGGACGTCGAGCCCAGGCAACTGCGGCTCGGCCAATGGCCCTATGGTGACGAGTCATTCAGCCAGTCACCAGGAGTTGTGCCATGTCCGATTTCATCACCGTCCTGCGCGAAACCTGCCCGACGCCGGTCGTGGACGCCACCAAGTGGAAGCGCATCGGCGGCGATCCGCACACCGTCAACCTCAACGCTTACCTGTCGGCCGACGGCAGCAAGATCATGGGCACCTGGATTTGCACCCCGGGCAAGTTCGAGGTCAACTACGAGAAGTGGGAGTTCTGCCACTTCCTCGATGGCTACTGCATCATCACCCCGGAAGGCGAAGAGCCGAAGCACCTGAAAGCGGGTGATGTGTTCGTGATCGAGCCGGGGATGAAAGGCACCTGGGAAGTGGTCGAGACGGTGCGCAAGTACTTCGTTTTCGCCTGATCAAGGCTTACACCCCCTCTCTGTGGGAGCGGGCGCGCCCGCGAAGCAGGCAACACGGTGGATGGCACCGGCTTTGCCGGTGTTCGCGGGCATGCCCGCTCCCACAGGGTCGTAGGCTGCCTGCTGAATCGCGAACAAAAAAAATCGCGGATCAGGCGCCCTTCCCTCTGGTGCGCAGTTACAGAGGGAAAGCCACCTGGCCCGCGATGAAGCCCACCTCTTGCGTCAATCCTTCTTGCGATAACTCTCGACGATGGCCGAGAAGTCCTTGCCACCCTCGCCACGCAGGCTCATGGCCTGATACAGCTGCTGGGCCACGGCACCCAGGATTACCGGCTGATGCGCCTGGCGCGCAGCCTCGGTGGCCAGCCCCAGGTCCTTGAGCATTAACTCGGCGCCAAAACCACCGGTATAGCCACGCGATGCCGGCGCAGTCTCGATGACGCCCGGCCATGGGTTGTAGGTGTCCGAGCTCCAGCAACGCCCGGTCGAACTGTTGATGATGCCGGCCAGCACCTTGGTGTCGATGCCCAGCGCATCGCCCAGGGCCATGGCCTCGGACACGCCGATCATCGAGATGCCCAGTAGCAGGTTGGTTGCAGATCTTGGCGATCTGACCGGTGCCGACTTCACCGCAGTGCACGATGTTGCGGCCCATCTGTTCCAATACCGGCTTGAGGGTGGCGAACAGCTCGGCGCTGGCACCGACCATGAAGGTCAGGGTACCTGCCGCCGCGCCGCCGGTGCCACCGGACACCGGCGCATCGCCCATGTCCACGCCCTTGGCCGCTGCGGCCTTGGACACATCACGCGCAGTCTGCGGGTCGATGGTGCTGCAATCCACGGTCGGCGTGCCCGGGCGAATGCCGGCCAGCACACCGTCCTCGTTCAGATACACGCTGCGCACATGGGCAGCCGCCGGCAGCATGGTGATCACCAGCTCACTGTCGGCCGCCGCGACCTTTGGCGAAGGGCTGATCTGCCCGCCCAGTTCTGCCAGTTCGGCCAGCACGGCCTTGTTCAGGTCGAACAGGTTAAGTTGGTGCCCGGCCTTGATCAGGTTGCGAGCCATGGGTGCGCCCATGTTGCCGAGGCCGATGAATGCGATACGCATGACTGTCTCCTTAGCGCAGGCTGATGGTGGTGTTCACACCGTCGTTGACGCTGTCGTCATCGAACCAACGGGCCGTGACGGTCTTGGTCTGAGTGTAGAACTGCACCACTTGCTTGCCGTACGGGCCGAGGTCGCCGAGCTTGGAGCCACGCGAACCGGTGAAGCTGAAGAACGGTACCGGTACCGGGATCGGGATATTGATGCCGACCTGGCCCACGTCGATTTCGCTCTGGAACTTGCGGGCTGCCGCGCCGCTCTGGGTGAACAGGCCGGTGCCGTTGCCGAACGGGTTGGCGTTGACCAGGGCGATGGCCTCGTCGAGAGTGTCGACTTCCAGGGTCACCAGCACTGGGCCGAAAATTTCCTGGGTGTAGATCTGCATGTCGGTCTTCACCCCCGAGAACAGGGTCGGGCCGACGAAGTTGCCTTGCTCGTAGCCCGGCACGCTGACGTCGCGGCCGTCGAGTTCCAGCTTGGCGCCTTCCTTGATACCGCTTTCGATCAGCCCCAGCACACGCTCCTTGGCGCGCTTGGAAACCACCGGGCCGACATCGGTGCCTGGCTCGCAACCGGCACTGACCTTGAGCTTGCTGGCCGCTTCCTTGATGTCCGGCAGCCATTCGCGGGCCTTGCCGACCAGCACCGCCACCGAGGTCGCCATGCAGCGCTGGCCTGCTGCGCCGAAGGCGGCACCGACCAAGGCGTTGACGGTTTGCGTGCGGTTGGCATCGGGCAGCACCACCGCATGGTTCTTGGCGCCCATCATCGACTGCACGCGCTTGCCGTGCTGGCTACCCAGGTTGTACACGTGGGTGCCCACTTCGGTGGAACCGACGAAGGAAATCGCCTTGATATCCTGGTGGGTGCAAATGGCATCCACCACCTGCTTGCCGCCGTGCACCACGTTGAGC
This region includes:
- a CDS encoding cupin domain-containing protein; translation: MSDFITVLRETCPTPVVDATKWKRIGGDPHTVNLNAYLSADGSKIMGTWICTPGKFEVNYEKWEFCHFLDGYCIITPEGEEPKHLKAGDVFVIEPGMKGTWEVVETVRKYFVFA
- a CDS encoding CoA-acylating methylmalonate-semialdehyde dehydrogenase; translated protein: MNAPQSPAQTKIEQVKLLIDGQWVESRTTEWRDIVNPATQEVLARVPFATVEEVDAAVAAAHRAFQTWRNTPIGARMRIMLKLQALIREHTKRIAQVLSAEQGKTLADAEGDIFRGLEVVEHAASIGTLQMGEFAENVAGGVDTYTLRQPIGVCAGITPFNFPAMIPLWMFPMAIVCGNTFVLKPSEQDPLSTMLLVELALEAGIPAGVLNVVHGGKQVVDAICTHQDIKAISFVGSTEVGTHVYNLGSQHGKRVQSMMGAKNHAVVLPDANRTQTVNALVGAAFGAAGQRCMATSVAVLVGKAREWLPDIKEAASKLKVSAGCEPGTDVGPVVSKRAKERVLGLIESGIKEGAKLELDGRDVSVPGYEQGNFVGPTLFSGVKTDMQIYTQEIFGPVLVTLEVDTLDEAIALVNANPFGNGTGLFTQSGAAARKFQSEIDVGQVGINIPIPVPVPFFSFTGSRGSKLGDLGPYGKQVVQFYTQTKTVTARWFDDDSVNDGVNTTISLR
- the dmeF gene encoding CDF family Co(II)/Ni(II) efflux transporter DmeF; its protein translation is MATQTSDRWQHSHQFHTSNLGAERKTRLAVWLTAVMMVAEITGGWFFNSMALLADGWHMSSHALALGLSLLAYAAARRYTGDRRFAFGTWKIEILGGYSSALLLLGVAGLMAFQSVERLLAPGPIHYDEAIFIAAVGLAVNLICAWLLRDDHHHHDHHHHGHDHHHHDLNLRSAYLHVMADAATSVLAIVALLAGKYWGAGWLDPVMGLVGALLVALWARGLLRDTGRVLLDAEMDAPVVEEIREVVAQLPVPASITDLHVWRVGKDQYACILGLAARAELSADSVRQAMGVHEELAHITVEVNRLA